The following are from one region of the Halomonas qaidamensis genome:
- the phnC gene encoding phosphonate ABC transporter ATP-binding protein codes for MLTLTGVGKRYPTGDRALTDIQLTLPKGQVMALIGPSGAGKSTLIRCVNRLVEPTQGSIRLEDVELTKLSGNRLRHARRSMGMIFQEYALVDRLTVMENVLSGQLGYVGFWRSFLRRYPQEAVAEAFRLLERVGLPHAIDKRADALSGGQRQRVGIARALLQSPKLLLVDEPTASLDPKTSRQIMRLIRELCAERELAAIINIHDVALAKQFADRIVGLRAGEIVFDGQPSELTSEILTTIYGEEDWDTTPEHSDDDETEEKAKVKAKESEAHRPHAGRELPPLASLTSGGTR; via the coding sequence ATGTTAACTCTTACCGGCGTTGGCAAACGTTACCCCACTGGGGATCGTGCGTTAACCGATATACAACTGACGCTACCTAAGGGCCAAGTGATGGCGCTGATTGGGCCATCCGGTGCAGGGAAAAGTACGCTGATTCGTTGCGTGAACCGTTTGGTAGAACCCACCCAAGGCAGCATTCGCCTGGAAGATGTAGAGCTGACCAAACTTTCGGGCAATCGTCTGCGCCACGCACGCCGCTCCATGGGGATGATTTTTCAGGAGTATGCACTGGTTGATCGATTAACCGTGATGGAAAACGTGCTGTCTGGCCAGCTAGGCTATGTGGGTTTTTGGCGTAGTTTTTTGCGCCGTTACCCACAAGAAGCGGTGGCCGAAGCCTTTCGCTTGCTGGAACGGGTTGGCTTACCACACGCCATTGATAAGCGCGCTGATGCGCTTTCCGGTGGGCAGCGCCAGCGGGTCGGTATTGCTCGTGCGCTGTTACAAAGCCCAAAGCTACTGCTAGTTGATGAACCCACTGCCAGTCTCGATCCGAAAACGTCGCGCCAGATCATGCGACTGATTCGTGAACTATGCGCCGAGCGAGAGTTGGCCGCGATTATCAACATTCATGATGTCGCGTTGGCGAAGCAGTTTGCTGACCGTATCGTAGGGTTGCGGGCTGGGGAAATCGTCTTTGACGGGCAGCCTAGCGAGCTTACCAGCGAGATACTCACCACCATCTATGGTGAAGAGGATTGGGATACCACCCCAGAACACTCCGACGATGATGAAACGGAAGAGAAAGCAAAAGTGAAAGCGAAAGAGAGCGAAGCACATCGCCCTCACGCTGGCCGTGAGCTGCCTCCGCTCGCAAGCCTGACGAGTGGAGGCACACGATGA